From the Lolium rigidum isolate FL_2022 chromosome 2, APGP_CSIRO_Lrig_0.1, whole genome shotgun sequence genome, one window contains:
- the LOC124692762 gene encoding uncharacterized protein LOC124692762 — protein MKSKTNRGIQKAGRVDHLQGGGPNWVLVAGGVLLSTLSIKLGCKLKQMFDTKQHNSSPKAERRPAGCESHSNLCRFRGQTSCYSCISGHSDGRVEVKHPPASPLSKSVEPSLPLVKIPGQESSKDNSGIMWISSPDRLEDPRKPFQYSNSSGSPRVSESGSDIYSKREVIQKLRQQLKRRDEMIMEMQAQIADLKNSLAIQETQSSNMQSQLDSANRDMFESEREIQHLRKIIADHCVAEALSHDKPLHGGHWQSDAANGHANGYATNGHANGYADSSVDDPELHFVSVEKKKGELDRVEMLKREVGELKEVIGGKDFLLHSYKEQKVELSSQIRELQQKLSSQVPNIL, from the exons ATGAAGTCTAAGACAAATAGGGGCATACAGAAGGCAGGAAGAGTAGACCATCTCCAAGGAGGAGGACCAAACTGGGTTCTTGTTGCCGGAGGAGTTTTGCTAAGCACTCTTTCCATCAAACTTGGATGCAAATTAAAGCAAATGTTCGATACAAAGCAGCACAATAGCTCTCCCAAAG CCGAAAGAAGGCCTGCAGGATGCGAATCGCACTCAAACCTCTGCCGGTTTCGTGGCCAAACTAGCTGCTACTCTTGTATTTCAG GTCATTCAGATGGTAGAGTGGAAGTCAAGCATCCACCTGCAAGTCCTCTATCTAAATCAGTTGAACCCTCGCTTCCACTCGTGAAGATACCAGGGCAAGAATCAAGCAAAGATAACAGTGGCATCATGTGGATATCATCACCTGACCGCCTTGAGGATCCCCGCAAACCATTTCAGTACTCAAACAGCTCTGGCTCTCCACGTGTTTCAGAGTCGGGATCTGACATTTATAGCAAGAGAGAGGTCATACAGAAGCTGAGGCAGCAGCTGAAGAGACGCGATGAGATGATCATGGAGATGCAGGCCCAGATTGCAGACCTTAAGAACTCTCTTGCCATCCAGGAGACACAGTCCTCCAACATGCAGTCACAGCTTGACTCTGCTAACCGAGACATGTTTGAATCTGAGCGCGAGATCCAGCACCTGAGGAAGATCATCGCTGACCATTGTGTTGCGGAAGCACTGTCTCACGATAAGCCATTGCACGGTGGACACTGGCAGTCAGATGCTGCCAATGGGCATGCTAATGGCTATGCCACCAATGGGCACGCTAACGGCTATgccgacagcagcgtcgatgaccCTGAGCTGCATTTTGTTAGCGTTGAGAAGAAGAAAGGAGAGCTGGACAGGGTGGAGATGCTCAAGAGGGAAGTTGGTGAGCTGAAGGAGGTTATCGGAGGGAAGGACTTTCTGCTTCACAGctacaaggagcagaaggtggaGCTCTCCTCTCAGATCAGGGAATTGCAGCAAAAGCTCTCCTCACAGGTGCCGAACATCTTGTAG
- the LOC124687901 gene encoding uncharacterized protein LOC124687901 isoform X1 yields MKLVCRTEVLTTKMVEDTNPVQDIVHVVHEDASYDKDVVEIKLPDSVVSSDYGGNFVKDVCIDEGQPPPQKFSEQKVVDEKSSPKFDHQMIHANGAPGYREKDCATKSVHELNPEIVLPLGFAPDSNNEKQHSSCEEHDPEGRSKATNFGEISEKKISLEELLRLESAEESQHKATVSSETSKKRMPSLHGEAVGQVSTNASHGIEATASKTSELVNNSLSSTENTDDCTVTTSEECDVEAPPECSTSAITDAASAVPICNLEKTDDASAEGFDKVEKAGSGVDAPSSSSSDIGSSEKSNDQNGSTAREAITNKVHETAVASTSLAGIVEPSGANVENKHETDGITDIHDSTQRDEGNSVHMMSTVSKSPTQAHDMDEEIAPDSAKAESQIGNGYLPSESGLFGPSIMSAPVSHSGHLAYSGSISIRSDSSATSTRSFAFPVLQRDWISSPVRMAKGERRRARQRHGWRKGLLCCKF; encoded by the exons ATGAAGCTAG TTTGTAGGACTGAAGTATTGACAACGAAAATGGTTGAGGACACAAACCCAGTACAAGATATAGTACATGTTGTGCATGAGGATGCTTCTTATGACAAGGATGTTGTGGAGATAAAATTGCCAGACAGTGTTGTTTCTTCTGATTATGGTGGTAATTTTGTCAAAGATGTCTGCATTGATGAAGGACAACCTCCTCCTCAGAAGTTTTCAGAACAAAAAGTGGTAGATGAAAAGTCTTCTCCAAAATTTGATCATCAAATGATACATGCAAATGGTGCTCCAGGATACAGGGAAAAAGATTGCGCTACAAAGTCTGTCCACGAACTGAATCCTGAAATAGTTTTACCTCTTGGTTTTGCTCCCGATAGCAACAATGAGAAGCAACATTCTTCTTGTGAAGAGCACGATCCTGAAGGCAGGAGTAAGGCCACTAACTTCGGTGAGATCAGTGAGAAGAAAATAAGTTTGGAAGAATTACTTCGACTCGAAAGCGCAGAAGAGTCGCAGCATAAAGCCACAGTAAGCTCTGAAACCAGTAAAAAACGTATGCCATCTCTTCACGGAGAAGCAGTTGGACAG GTTTCCACAAATGCGTCTCATGGAATTGAAGCTACTGCatccaaaaccagtgagcttgttaATAATAGTTTATCAAGTACGGAGAACACCGATGATTGCACAGTAACAACGTCTGAAGAATGTGATGTAGAGGCACCACCTGAATGCTCTACATCGGCAATCACAGATGCTGCTTCCGCTGTACCTATCTGCAATCTCGAGAAGACTGATGATGCCAGTGCTGAAGGATTTGATAAGGTCGAAAAAGCTGGATCTGGAGTCGATGCTCCGAGCTCGAGTAGTTCAGACATCGGATCATCTGAGAAGAGCAATGATCAGAATGGAAGTACTGCGCGTGAAGCAATAACCAATAAGGTTCATGAAACTGCAGTAGCATCAACTTCATTAGCTGGCATTGTAGAGCCCAGTGGTGCAAATGTGGAAAATAAACACGAGACTGACGGTATCACTGATATACATGATTCAACCCAGAGAGACGAAGGAAATTCTGTGCATATGATGAGCACAGTTAGTAAGAGTCCTACCCAGGCACACGATATGGATGAAGAGATTGCACCTGATAGTGCAAAGGCAGAATCTCAAATCGGAAATGGCTATCTTCCCTCCGAGTCGGGCTTGTTCGGGCCTAGTATCATGTCAGCTCCCGTGTCACACTCTGGGCATCTTGCTTATTCTGGCAGTATTTCCATCCGGTCAGATAGTAGCGCGACTAGCACCCGGTCCTTTGCATTTCCAGT ATTGCAGAGGGACTGGATCAGCAGCCCGGTGAGGATGGCGAAAGGAGAGCGGAGGCGCGCCAGGCAGCGCCATGGCTGGAGGAAGGGGCTTCTCTGCTGTAAATTCTGA
- the LOC124687901 gene encoding uncharacterized protein LOC124687901 isoform X2: MVEDTNPVQDIVHVVHEDASYDKDVVEIKLPDSVVSSDYGGNFVKDVCIDEGQPPPQKFSEQKVVDEKSSPKFDHQMIHANGAPGYREKDCATKSVHELNPEIVLPLGFAPDSNNEKQHSSCEEHDPEGRSKATNFGEISEKKISLEELLRLESAEESQHKATVSSETSKKRMPSLHGEAVGQVSTNASHGIEATASKTSELVNNSLSSTENTDDCTVTTSEECDVEAPPECSTSAITDAASAVPICNLEKTDDASAEGFDKVEKAGSGVDAPSSSSSDIGSSEKSNDQNGSTAREAITNKVHETAVASTSLAGIVEPSGANVENKHETDGITDIHDSTQRDEGNSVHMMSTVSKSPTQAHDMDEEIAPDSAKAESQIGNGYLPSESGLFGPSIMSAPVSHSGHLAYSGSISIRSDSSATSTRSFAFPVLQRDWISSPVRMAKGERRRARQRHGWRKGLLCCKF; this comes from the exons ATGGTTGAGGACACAAACCCAGTACAAGATATAGTACATGTTGTGCATGAGGATGCTTCTTATGACAAGGATGTTGTGGAGATAAAATTGCCAGACAGTGTTGTTTCTTCTGATTATGGTGGTAATTTTGTCAAAGATGTCTGCATTGATGAAGGACAACCTCCTCCTCAGAAGTTTTCAGAACAAAAAGTGGTAGATGAAAAGTCTTCTCCAAAATTTGATCATCAAATGATACATGCAAATGGTGCTCCAGGATACAGGGAAAAAGATTGCGCTACAAAGTCTGTCCACGAACTGAATCCTGAAATAGTTTTACCTCTTGGTTTTGCTCCCGATAGCAACAATGAGAAGCAACATTCTTCTTGTGAAGAGCACGATCCTGAAGGCAGGAGTAAGGCCACTAACTTCGGTGAGATCAGTGAGAAGAAAATAAGTTTGGAAGAATTACTTCGACTCGAAAGCGCAGAAGAGTCGCAGCATAAAGCCACAGTAAGCTCTGAAACCAGTAAAAAACGTATGCCATCTCTTCACGGAGAAGCAGTTGGACAG GTTTCCACAAATGCGTCTCATGGAATTGAAGCTACTGCatccaaaaccagtgagcttgttaATAATAGTTTATCAAGTACGGAGAACACCGATGATTGCACAGTAACAACGTCTGAAGAATGTGATGTAGAGGCACCACCTGAATGCTCTACATCGGCAATCACAGATGCTGCTTCCGCTGTACCTATCTGCAATCTCGAGAAGACTGATGATGCCAGTGCTGAAGGATTTGATAAGGTCGAAAAAGCTGGATCTGGAGTCGATGCTCCGAGCTCGAGTAGTTCAGACATCGGATCATCTGAGAAGAGCAATGATCAGAATGGAAGTACTGCGCGTGAAGCAATAACCAATAAGGTTCATGAAACTGCAGTAGCATCAACTTCATTAGCTGGCATTGTAGAGCCCAGTGGTGCAAATGTGGAAAATAAACACGAGACTGACGGTATCACTGATATACATGATTCAACCCAGAGAGACGAAGGAAATTCTGTGCATATGATGAGCACAGTTAGTAAGAGTCCTACCCAGGCACACGATATGGATGAAGAGATTGCACCTGATAGTGCAAAGGCAGAATCTCAAATCGGAAATGGCTATCTTCCCTCCGAGTCGGGCTTGTTCGGGCCTAGTATCATGTCAGCTCCCGTGTCACACTCTGGGCATCTTGCTTATTCTGGCAGTATTTCCATCCGGTCAGATAGTAGCGCGACTAGCACCCGGTCCTTTGCATTTCCAGT ATTGCAGAGGGACTGGATCAGCAGCCCGGTGAGGATGGCGAAAGGAGAGCGGAGGCGCGCCAGGCAGCGCCATGGCTGGAGGAAGGGGCTTCTCTGCTGTAAATTCTGA